A region from the Plasmodium berghei ANKA genome assembly, chromosome: 9 genome encodes:
- a CDS encoding dynein light chain, putative produces MKSKIINSLMTLFNNKLKENLLKSRNKEEISNIVSNLIKNNIKGITANTYKVVIEILLNENKGQGINVNTRLFYNNQSDFFFKKFIENETHYCFIVVYLIHV; encoded by the exons ATGAAgtcaaaaattattaattctttaatgacattatttaataacaaATTGAAAGAAAATTTACTAAAATCAAGAAACAAGGAAGAAATTTCTAATATCGTATCGAAtcttattaaaaataatataaaag GTATAACAGCAAATACATACAAAGTCGTCATTGAGATACTTCTTAACGAAAATAAAGGGCAAGGGATTAA TGTTAATACAAgacttttttataataatcagtctgattttttttttaaaaaattcattgagaat GAGACAcattattgttttatagTTGTTTATCTAATTCACGTATAA
- a CDS encoding sporozoite and liver stage asparagine-rich protein, with product MRKGKPRHVPMFLRSENKKILFSFFSYFMSKNDIQFIFDHYDIGLIVLTKIHNIRKRYEEDKNNLQHENNKNDLEDTESIDEKVRAFFLNYKLNSNEEISDHKKEKPEKNKKGKKGSVNKEKSHETNEKKFTTKNNYSIITRSKIEEIDSLKNDENDSPNSNNDHEENKLQNENIKNTDSHHNNTDNHSNDTSVILKQTRYSNNADKSRLKEVKQESYEAISESEESNAPDKKNINFSTKEICKNVNNNDTMNIDKERIDKKNNLNDPNFENAEMKNKSNIKTWINETKIDDKNIINKNTDDNTILSKHMENNNTEQEYKKYQEDISMLIENNKKETCKNKLNSEEKNNTNEEMQKEKELDDILFPIRKKNETYKKFSKRINKTKTNEFINYHDDHCFYITDLCRKGTMLSLRKNEVLNKKNVKNAHTHHKFINSFGLNNSFQVIDDVQSLNNMYMNLKLIDGQFNGQINENNLNDLTNLLKSKNKAPFHINNSTNNNINSNINSYISSNDNFSIPSSYFIYDYTNTDKFAYTLNNVENLEHIHNYKNVHSNFYPTSQEYTSNNNINNNTFIRNSFNNKNNAVNFNINQNIDNCSNKNKTEIKGEFNFTPTYSSNYQSTVTTLKNNKKTYIKTEKTKNNTKNRNRIKAQTDDNIIKQQDIKQNSYHNFYINQIKNEHITNTINAQDNIKNVNFHSNNIPLIKNMSNDCLFYQNDTFGNNICNNNYNNDINVAISSATNASISSPTSTTINIDQCYNQIFESNGIIHSNPISNNDSNNNMVDLNHIDHKTKNINMTWGDHNSKNTHNHPNLNIQTEIKSINNDYYHTKNPDINENSSLHTDEENNLEDNNNMEDGACLKKDINRKFYSNNRTIDNNNNSDNNPENRNSNEHNDPYDGQNNYYRQSNNHDDNNYDKKHSATYIRSSNYSNGNIYDDINYETKESEDIISKNQIKNNCFRDNNKFNPTDFKEVSPKSTSINNINSSMTSNDSSINQYNNANSRCNNSARNNNADFNQFKQNINRYNIRDSIKLKTNSQLNDYSSNSNTILLMDECDSKNEFLNPHSSDNNYLNDKDLLHSNNVIRNCSYNNDNRSNVFNELVNNMLFQNDFYPQSSKNVVKNYSTIYDSQGNRLETVFPNVQNNNKYVRQNNIHQTNDTTRNGIDQFDCIHNSDNYYINDNNVSNTTSINDSKNVNRGNNFEDFKTIKNEIKYPAINSETSNYAYNPQNNIMYIQNTSEKVTEGNNNIYIQYNATYSINNEKISTNYLTRNSLTNNQNKLENCSKNKNDVNDNKINSIYDEQNQKKWDNISIPIKNKHENNIYEIKENDINSQEIELNDKANEHFENTDKEGNANNSDNNANPNFVNNNIENNENINNSIGKEENNIFQENLQHLDTKNVKNNETYFLPSNEMCHVSQKQNNNIHVYDEKNIEENQTVIFQNNLQYNQTQPCYQLKKKGIYDDKKNLKPMQDTNDLQRNTNNVIANDPLIKNNHENKNASFINSKQSVVLSKNDEIDNYNFKSNNENNSKTKNINELSLNKNYKSSINNSQKHQRDPEINCYDINTKYKENLKKQKNSIVSTVDKNDYFDVENNGIHGEVDNDSYKGAEIDKENNQEMNNNFCNRTKYIKVETITDSIDDKNNNSIYSIRNNTNKTIYDIYMNDTMQLNENINNNKNLNIQNSSNGIISKENNANNLGNIDNNFTNSEYSQFHTNNSVKTQHNSELSQRETNYFYTSKMMLIKDNISIDANDNIINLQNLNYINDQTNNNKNRKMGSLTMKMHSNTSSYMFDNKTNNNSEEQKNNDINFGNGMKNFDLNPVKDKYDNLYANYYVNDNDHSNSNDQKIKNPNPETQDTLNRRKKSTLKTISMEQIPFYNSVNNFENNYESNSSCYKYTKGINRTPMLNENINNARINQEIYDNNRQNIETPRSKNYPVFSMGIHNNNVNSEVLDGNSQIQSKNVLTNNLFKINKKYNSNNIETNNNLIYDNNENAQYNYLNDLHTSGRNYIHESHMDLPSNQTHLLYLNNLNAKNIENISERKISIPNECINFNSLNHIYNVPQFDNLPNHVSINTRYNNNNNNNNSNMCDNPINDTNNSVDPNNNNTSAMYNTEGPISNVDNNYNMINMPLDKSSIITNHHYPINTNDNKNCTIYNNIKYSNRTFCNYNNIKGPNDNNIYIPNNNIKSYNDNIMHNLSNNAKGYNNSSVYTYRNNNIVTTYGKNNELNKGSNNLYNFNNYKNYINNDSSNLINVKYEHPEKYSCENNLLDNVDKSNKNNINRQIDNEELNSLITEVHMKPFDNFKTTEENNIRNNISNKFINNNNNDHYQMMISNINLYNTYKYLYNNNNKCIYNANNNDKSSNNINIYSDINNFPQKKINTYTPNNLLTSQSNNVFNTHGNMDQDQTNSIIVYNNINGTKNNLISHIKNEIPSSGCDTNQSNNDNMKNKNGFNYLYNGIPFDYFKNDMTFIYNNNMRNTGNTIEGTSIINDHNKKFENHDERMKENRNNNMYANLNNYPSNNTIICKDPKNYYIKNNFDILNNIENSNDIKDENSINNSNTIINSSIDLQNNKTKNKDSSNDNVNNCNENNNTADLKCIHELNKFYNSKETSYKKINDRINDTMNINMTSNMNTTETLGSNADDTYKSINNISTTRNRNNNFNMMNDNQYIQLQDVGYKISDNYDNSVNKEDTEPCPPKPSNLRNSNLIDSMNLMYLNKANKNIYNHPNYKNGIDEYYFNSNMNISLQSEFSDPNNIIHNNLKKIKTNKLYNHSYPFSFPYNRNPNYSNNNINEISQINEGKNRDISNNYYIPPYMNPNDQAPDFKDNYLNTCKNNIDIDNINYYKAQQYYTNNKFLNVNYDKSIYTNEPNKYSKNYPNEVKYNEGFRENIDGTYNYNLGMQNEHHNPNYPLHILNNNNLYNNYVYLNMLNNAYNTNNNNLKLRNLEENNKLILYNNKKDSYTNFNNLNHNINNNNDLFQLKIMDPNENIIMNPLNNIQIPIKNYYNLQLLLNYLRGRQVQQSFNHSASNTNNNLRSDAKRNYSISSVGFSNRSKRWTICPSYICCNSALCRFKLTCNFKFLQFNHSNYSFNIPYAIYNCYKNLMNFYNYFTSTLCPQQTYLSKHSTQEHETIFNVYWHLLNTEKYKYIQNIILFLDNNLYTRAAWLLKKGYNMDDFEVQKAERKLIKLMLLVFKFTYDHKNDNSKYEHIKAFLYPLRSSHINFEIMNRFLFY from the exons atgagaaaagGTAAGCCAAGGCACGTTCCTATGTTTTTGAGAAGCGAAAACAAAAAGATacttttttcctttttttcatattttatgtccaaaaatgatatacaatttattttcgATCATTATGACATTGGTTTAATAGTTCTTACAAAAATACATAACATACGAAAAAGATATGaagaagataaaaataatttacaacatgaaaataataaaaatgatttagAAGACACAGAATCAATAGATGAAAAAGTAAgagctttttttttaaactataaattaaattcgAATGAAGAAATATCTGAccataaaaaagaaaaacctgaaaaaaataaaaaaggcaAAAAGGGTTCAGTAAACAAGGAAAAAAGCCATGAAACTAATGAAAAAAAGTTTACTacaaaaaacaattattcTATTATAACACGTTCAAAGATCGAAGAAATTGACTCTCTCAAgaatgatgaaaatgatagtcctaatagtaataatgatcatgaagaaaataaactacaaaatgaaaacatCAAAAATACAGATAGCCATCATAATAATACAGATAATCATTCCAACGATACGTCTGTTATCCTCAAACAGACGAGATATAGTAACAATGCTGATAAATCACGATTAAAAGAGGTAAAGCAAGAATCATATGAAGCTATTAGTGAATCGGAAGAATCCAATGCAccagataaaaaaaacattaatttttcaactaaagaaatttgtaaaaatgtaaataataatgacaCAATGAACATTGATAAAGAAAGAAtcgataaaaaaaataatttaaatgaccccaattttgaaaatgcagagatgaaaaataaaagtaatataaaaacgTGGATTAATGAAACAAAAAtagatgataaaaatattattaataaaaatacagaTGACAATACAATATTAAGTAAACACatggaaaataataatacagaacaagaatacaaaaaatatcaagAAGACATCTCTATgttaatagaaaataataaaaaagaaacttgtaaaaataaactaaattctgaagaaaaaaataatacaaatgaagaaatgcaaaaagaaaaagaattagatgatatattatttcctatacgaaagaaaaatgaaacttataaaaaatttagtaaaagaattaataaaacaaaaactaatgaatttataaattaccATGATGATCATTGCTTTTATATAACTGATTTATGTAGAAAAGGTACCATGCTGTcattaagaaaaaatgaggtattaaacaaaaaaaatgttaaaaatgCTCATACTCACcacaaatttattaactCATTTGGACTAAATAATTCTTTTCAAGTTATCGATGACGTTCAatcattaaataatatgtatatgaaTTTGAAATTGATTGATGGGCAATTTAATGGTCAGATTAATGAAAACAATCTTAATGATCTcacaaatttattaaaatcgAAAAATAAGGCACCCTTTCATATCAATAATAGTACCAACAATAACATTAATAGTAATATCAATTCGTATATTTCATctaatgataattttaGCATACCATCATcgtattttatatatgattataCCAATACCGACAAATTTGCGTATACATTAAATAACGTAGAAAACTTAGaacatatacataattataaaaatgttcaTAGCAATTTTTATCCCACTAGCCAAGAGTACACTAGCAATAACAacattaataataacacttttataagaaattcatttaataataaaaacaacgCCGTTAACTTTAATATTAATCAAAATATTGATAACTGTtccaataaaaataaaacagaGATAAAAGGTGAATTCAATTTTACCCCCACTTATTCCAGTAATTATCAATCAACAGTTACAACCTTgaagaataataaaaagacatatataaaaaccgaaaaaactaaaaataatactaaaaatagaaatagAATTAAAGCACAAActgatgataatattataaaacaacaagacattaaacaaaatagctatcataatttttatatcaatCAAATCAAAAACGAACATATAACAAACACTATTAATGCCCaagataatataaaaaatgttaacttccattcaaataatatacctctgataaaaaatatgtccAACGATTGCCTATTCTATCAAAATGACACATTCGGAAACAACATTTGCAATAATAactataataatgatataaatgttGCTATATCTTCTGCTACTAATGCTAGTATTTCGTCACCCACTTCTACTACTATTAACATTGATCAATGCTATAACCAGATATTTGAATCAAATGGAATAATTCATAGCAATCCCATAAGTAATAACgattcaaataataatatggtAGATTTAAACCACATAGATCATAAAACcaagaatataaatatgactTGGGGGGATcataattcaaaaaatactCACAATCATCCgaatttaaatatacaaacAGAGATAAAAAGTATTAATAATGATTATTATCACACAAAAAACCCTGATATAAACGAAAATTCTAGTCTACACACTGACGAAGAAAATAACCTTGAggataataacaatatggAAGATGGTGcttgtttaaaaaaagacataaatagaaaattttattcaaataatagAACCATCGACAACAATAATAACAGTGATAATAACCCTGAAAATAGAAACTCAAACGAACACAATGATCCTTATGATGGTCAGAACAATTATTATCGCCAAAGTAATAACCATGATGACAACAATTACGACAAAAAACATTCCGCAACTTATATCAGAAGTAGTAATTATTCAAAcggaaatatatatgacgATATTAATTATGAAACCAAGGAAAGTGAAGatattatttcaaaaaatcaaataaaaaataattgttttCGCGATAACAATAAATTTAACCCAACTGATTTTAAAGAAGTATCCCCTAAATCCACAAGcattaataatatcaaTAGCAGCATGACATCTAATGATAGCTCCATAaatcaatataataatgccAATTCCCGTTGCAACAACAGTGCTAGAAACAATAATGCAGATTTTAATCAGttcaaacaaaatattaatagatataatattagAGATTCCATTAAACTTAAAACTAATTCACAATTAAATGATTATTCTAGCAATTCCAACACAATCCTTTTAATGGATGAATGTGActcaaaaaatgaatttttaaatcCTCATAGTagtgataataattatttaaatgataaagatTTATTACATAGTAATAATGTAATTCGAAATTGTTCTTACAATAATGATAACAGATCCAATGTATTTAATGAATTGGTTAATAACATGTTATTTCAAAATGATTTTTATCCTCAATCTTCAAAAAATGtagtaaaaaattatagcaCTATATATGATTCTCAAGGAAATAGATTAGAAACAGTTTTTCCCAAtgtacaaaataataataaatatgtgcgccaaaataatatacaccAGACTAATGATACAACAAGAAATGGCATAGATCAATTTGACTGCATTCACAATAGTGATAATTACTATATCAATGATAACAACGTCAGCAATACTACCAGTATTAATGATAGCAAAAATGTCAATAGGGGAAACAATTTTGAAGATTTCAAAAcgataaaaaatgaaataaaatatccaGCTATAAACTCCGAAACATCgaattatgcatataaccctcaaaataatataatgtatatacaaaaCACCTCTGAGAAAGTTACCGAAGgaaataacaatatttatatccaATATAATGCAACATATTCaattaataatgaaaaaataagcacaaattatttaaccAGAAATTCATTAACCAACAACCAGAACAAATTGGAAAATTgctcaaaaaataaaaatgatgtaaatgataataaaataaattccaTATATGACGAacaaaatcaaaaaaagtgggataatataagtataccaattaaaaataaacatgaaaataatatttatgaaataaaagaaaatgatataaattcTCAAGAAATCgaattaaatgataaagcTAACGaacattttgaaaatacTGACAAAGAGGGAAATGCAAATAATTCTGATAATAATGCCAATCCTAATTTTGTTAACAacaatatagaaaataatgagaatataaataattccattggaaaagaagaaaataatattttccaGGAAAACCTCCAACACTTAGAcacaaaaaatgttaaaaacAATGAAACTTATTTCTTACCAAGTAATGAAATGTGCCACGTTTCtcaaaaacaaaacaataacatacatgtatatgacgaaaaaaatatagaagaAAATCAAACTgttatatttcaaaataatttacagTATAATCAAACACAACCATGCTAtcaactaaaaaaaaaaggtatttatgatgataaaaaaaatttgaagcCAATGCAAGATACCAATGATTTACAAAGAAACACCAACAACGTAATAGCTAACGATCCTTTGATTAAAAACAatcatgaaaataaaaatgccTCTTTTATAAACTCAAAACAGTCTGTGGTATTATCCAAAAATGATGAGAttgataattataattttaaaagtaataatgaaaataatagtaaaacgaaaaatattaatgaattatcattaaataaaaattataaaagcAGTATCAATAATTCCCAAAAGCATCAACGCGATCCAGAGATTAATTgttatgatataaatacaaaatacaaggaaaatttgaaaaaacaaaaaaatagcatCGTTTCAACTGTTGACAAAAATGATTATTTTGACGttgaaaataatggaaTTCATGGAGAAGTAGATAATGATAGCTACAAGGGTGCAGAAATCGATAAGGAAAATAATCAagaaatgaataataatttttgtaatagaacaaaatatatcaaagtAGAAACTATAACAGATTCAATTGacgataaaaataacaattctatatattctattcgaaataatactaataaaaccatatatgatatatatatgaatgaCACTATGCAATTAAAcgaaaacataaataataataaaaacctAAACATTCAGAACAGTAGTAATGGTATAATAAGTAAGGAAAATAACGCAAATAATTTGGGaaatattgataataattttacaaattcAGAATATTCACAATTTCATACAAATAATAGCGTTAAAACACAGCATAATTCAGAGCTATCGCAGCGCGAAACGAATTATTTCTATACGAGCAAAATGATGCTTATAAAAGATAATATAAGCATAGATgcaaatgataatattataaatttacaaaaccttaattatataaatgaccaaacaaataataataaaaacagaAAAATGGGTTCCTTAACCATGAAAATGCATAGCAACACATCTAGCTACATGTTTGACAATAAAacgaataataatagtgaagaacaaaaaaataacgatATTAATTTTGGAAATGGaatgaaaaattttgaCTTAAATCCTGTAAAagataaatatgataatttatacgcaaattattatgttaaTGATAATGATCACAGCAATAGCAATgaccaaaaaataaaaaatcccAACCCTGAAACCCAAGACACATTAAATCGAAGGAAAAAAAGCACCTTAAAAACAATTTCTATGGAGCAAATTCCATTTTACAATTCCgtgaataattttgaaaataactACGAAAGTAATTCAAGctgttataaatatacaaaaggCATAAACAGAACCCCAAtgttaaatgaaaatataaataacgCACGCATAAACCAAGAAATTTATGATAACAATAGACAAAATATTGAAACTCCAAGATCTAAAAATTACCCTGTATTTAGCATGGGAATTCATAACAATAACGTAAATTCAGAAGTATTAGATGGAAATAGTCAAATACAATCAAAAAATGTCTTAactaataatttatttaaaataaataaaaaatacaattcaaataatatcgAAACAAATAACAATCTCATATATGacaataatgaaaatgctcaatataattatttaaatgatttACATACAAGTGGAAGGAATTATATTCATGAATCACATATGGATTTGCCATCAAATCAGACTCATCTTttgtatttaaataatttaaatgcaaaaaatatagagaACATATCTGAACGAAAAATTAGTATACCTAATGAATGCATCAATTTTAATTCCCTTAATCATATTTACAATGTACCCCAATTTGATAATCTACCAAATCATGTAAGCATCAATACaagatataataataataataataataataatagtaatatgTGTGATAACCCAATAAACGATACTAATAATAGCGTTGACCCAAACAACAACAATACATCTGCAATGTATAACACTGAAGGGCCTATTTCTAATgttgataataattataatatgataaatatgcCATTAGATAAAAGTTCCATTATAACAAACCATCATTATCCCATCAATacaaatgataataaaaattgtacaatatacaataatattaaatattcaaatagAACATTTTgcaattataataatattaaaggTCCCAATGACaacaatatttatattcccaataacaatattaaatcatataatgataatattatgcataattTGAGCAACAATGCAAAGGGTTACAATAACAGTAGTGTATACACTTATagaaataacaatattGTTACTActtatggaaaaaataatgagcTTAACAAAGGtagtaataatttatataattttaacaattataaaaactatataaataatgattcgtctaatttaataaatgtaaaGTATGAACACCctgaaaaatatagttgtgaaaataatttattagaTAATGTTgataaatcaaataaaaataatataaataggCAAATTGATAACGAAGAATTAAACAGTCTTATAACAGAAGTACACATGAAGCCCtttgataattttaaaacaacagaggaaaataatatacgaaataatattagtaataaatttattaacaataataataatgatcaTTATCAAATGATGATAAGTAATAtcaatttatataatacttataaatatttatataacaataataataaatgtatatataacgcaaacaataatgataaatcatcaaataatataaatatttatagtgATATCAATAATTTtcctcaaaaaaaaattaatacatatacacccaataatttattaacttCACAAAGCAATAACGTATTTAATACACATGGTAACATGGATCAAGATCAAACAAATTCAATTAtagtatataataacataaatgGAACTAAAAACAACTTAATAagtcatataaaaaatgaaataccTTCAAGTGGTTGTGATACTAATCAAAGCAATAATGACAAcatgaaaaacaaaaatggctttaattatttatataatggTATTCcttttgattattttaaGAATGATATGACTTTTATctacaataataatatgagaAATACTGGGAATACCATTGAAGGTACCAGCATTATCAATgatcataataaaaaatttgaaaatcaTGATGAACGAATGAAAGAAAATCGAAATAACAATATGTATGccaatttaaataattacccctcaaataatacaataatTTGTAAAGATccgaaaaattattatattaaaaataattttgatattttaaataacatAGAAAACtcaaatgatataaaagatgaaaatagtATCAACAACAGCAATACCATAATAAATTCGTCTATAGacttacaaaataataaaacaaaaaataaagacaGTTCTAATGACAATGTTAACAATTGCaacgaaaataataatactgctgatttaaaatgtatccatgaattaaataaattttataattcaaAAGAAACGAGTTATAAGAAAATTAATGATCGTATTAATGATACAATGAACATAAATATGACTAGCAATATGAATACTACTGAAACTTTAGGAAGTAATGCGGATGATACTTACAAAAgcattaataatataagtaCTACTagaaatagaaataataatttcaaCATGATGAATGATAACCAATATATACAGTTACAAGACGTTGGTTATAAAATTTCGGACAATTATGATAATTCTGTAAATAAAGAAGACACCGAGCCTTGCCCCCCAAAACCAAGTAATTTAAGAAATAGTAATTTAATTGATTCTATGAACTTGatgtatttaaataaagctaataaaaacatatacaATCAtccaaattataaaaatggtaTCGACGAATATTATTTCAATTcgaatatgaatatttcaTTACAATCAGAATTTAGTGATCCAaacaatattattcataataatttaaaaaaaataaaaacaaataaactATATAATCATTCATATCCATTTAGTTTCCCATACAATAGAAATCCTAATTAtagcaataataatattaacgAAATAAGCCAAATAAATGAGGGAAAAAATAGAGACATATCAAATAATTACTACATACCACCATATATGAACCCAAATGATCAAGCACCAGATTTTAAAGACAATTATTTGAATACGtgcaaaaataatattgatatcgacaatataaattattataaggCGCAGCAATATTACACAAATAATAAGTTTCTTAATGTGAATTATGacaaaagtatatatacgAATGAACCAAATAAGTATTCTAAAAATTACCCTAATGaagtaaaatataatgaaggCTTTCGAGAAAATATAGATGGTacttataattataatttggGTATGCAAAATGAACATCATAATCCAAATTATCcattacatattttaaataataacaatctatacaataattatgtttatttaaacatgctaaataatgcatataatacaaACAACAACAATCTTAAATTACGCAACttagaagaaaataacaaactaatcctatataataataaaaaagacaGTTACACAAATTTCAACAATCTAAACcataatattaacaataataatgatttatttcaactaaaaattatggaccctaatgaaaatataattatgaacccccttaataatattcaaaTTCCAATTAAAAATTACTATAATCTCCAACTCTTATTAAACTATTTACGAGGAAGACAAGTTCAACAATCTTTTAATCACAGCGCTTCAAATACAAATAACAATTTACGAAGCGACGCCAAAAGAAATTATTCCATATCTTCAGTAGGGTTTAGTAATCGAAGCAAAAG GTGGACAATTTGCCCCTCGTACATATGCTGTAATAGTGCCTTGTGCCGATTCAAATTGACATGCAATTTTAAGTTTTTGCAATTCAATCATTCCAATTATAGTTTCAACATACCCTAtgctatatataattgctACAAAAATCTTATGaacttttataattattttacatCAACACTTTGCCCTCAACAAACCTATTTGTCGAAGCATTCTACTCAA GAGCACGAAACCATATTCAACGTTTATTGGCATTTGCTAAACAcggaaaaatataaatatatacaaaacataatattgtttttagataataatttatacacAAGAGCAGCATGgctattaaaaaaaggataTAATATGGATGATTTTGAAGTTCAAAAGGCAGaaagaaaattaataaaactaATGCTTTTAGTATTTAAATTTACTTATGATCATAAAAATGACAATTCGAAATATGAACATATAAAGGCTTTTCTATATCCATTAAGGAGCTCccatataaattttgaaataatgaatcgattcttattttattaa
- a CDS encoding protein YIPF6, putative — MTTKTMQYTNYEFTMDEPIQDTLIRDVKSIYKNILQSCFHQYKNDNIVKKWDLWGSFIVYVTLSIIIFLDKEILDKKNTFTYFFVIFMVGNILVSLNLSLLHIKIHFFQSLCIISYSSFPIVFSSFINIFIPCKMLQLLFSIISTIWSSYNCILILGKFTKNNRLLISFFPICLFQFFIATLLLIK, encoded by the exons ATGACAAcaaaaa cTATGCAATATACTAATTATGAGTTCACCATGGATGAACCAATTCAAGACACGCTG ATACGGGATGTGAAAAGTATTTATAAGAATATATTACAATCTTGCTTTCATCAATacaaaaatgataatatagtgaaaaaat gGGACTTATGGGGATCTTTTATTGTTTACGTAACCTTATcaat aattatatttttggaTAAGGAGATATTAGACAAGAAAAACacatttacatatttttttgtcatttttATGGTTGGGAATATTTTAGTTTCCTTAAATTTGTCTTTactacatataaaaat acatttttttcagtCATTATGCATTATTAGCTATTCTTCATTCCCAATagtattttcatcatttattaatatatttatacctTGTAAAATGCTCCAgcttttattttccataaTATCCACAATTTGGTCGTCCTATA ATTGTATCCTTATTTTAGGAAAATTCACAAAAAACAATAGATTATtgatttctttttttccaatttgcttatttcaattttttatagctACACTTTtgttaattaaataa